One Deinococcus sp. LM3 genomic region harbors:
- a CDS encoding DUF4139 domain-containing protein: protein MTKVFPAVLPALAAALALGSAGATDLRIYPSFTEVRQPVTATGTSLNVTLPQSAWESVLPGSLDLEGLPFTSAAQTLQSNWLSGLEGQTVFLRRGETTEPVTLVRARDLLVRDAQGRFFNVRFEDLSFSAAPPLNPQSPSQTLTYTLPRAGTGTLTYLTRAVTWSPRYTLNASSAGANLTALADLRNSTDLAYDVQNTELYAGDVTVQANPQAEAAGFAADMVMRAVPTAAAPAPKIQSQGELRGLTRYDLTTPFTLPANSVITLPFLTPKLTKFERYAGLDTYFGTDTRTGTLNRSYRLEADQRLPAGPLTVREDGRLVGQTTLPDTRKGGTIDFSLGEDPDIEYTRSAAQTAQVKDAKGNVTKTTYKVTYAFESSKDRAVRAEVTERIGGRVIIIDTSAPVKNQGTANLRVDVPANGKISRTFTVVIDNS, encoded by the coding sequence ATGACCAAAGTGTTCCCGGCCGTCCTGCCCGCCCTCGCCGCCGCCCTCGCCCTCGGCAGCGCCGGAGCCACCGACCTGCGCATCTACCCCAGCTTCACCGAGGTCCGCCAGCCCGTCACCGCCACCGGCACCAGCCTCAACGTCACCCTGCCCCAGTCCGCCTGGGAAAGCGTGCTGCCCGGCAGCCTCGACCTCGAAGGCCTGCCGTTCACCAGCGCCGCCCAGACCCTCCAGAGCAACTGGCTGAGCGGCCTCGAGGGCCAGACCGTATTCCTGCGCCGCGGCGAGACCACCGAACCCGTCACCCTCGTCCGCGCCCGCGACCTGCTCGTCAGGGACGCCCAGGGCCGGTTCTTCAACGTGCGCTTCGAGGACCTGTCCTTCAGCGCCGCGCCCCCCCTGAACCCCCAGAGCCCCAGCCAGACCCTGACCTACACCCTGCCCCGCGCCGGAACCGGCACCCTGACGTACCTGACCCGCGCCGTCACCTGGAGCCCCCGCTACACCCTGAACGCCAGCAGCGCCGGAGCGAACCTGACCGCCCTGGCCGACCTGCGCAACAGCACCGACCTCGCCTACGACGTGCAGAACACCGAACTGTACGCCGGAGACGTCACCGTGCAGGCCAACCCCCAGGCCGAAGCTGCCGGATTCGCCGCCGACATGGTCATGCGCGCCGTCCCCACTGCCGCCGCCCCCGCCCCCAAGATCCAGAGCCAGGGCGAACTGCGCGGCCTGACCCGCTACGACCTGACCACCCCCTTCACGCTGCCCGCCAACTCCGTCATCACCCTGCCGTTCCTGACGCCCAAACTTACCAAGTTCGAACGTTACGCCGGACTCGACACCTACTTCGGCACCGACACCCGCACCGGCACCCTCAACCGCTCCTACCGCCTGGAAGCCGACCAGCGCCTCCCCGCCGGACCCCTCACCGTCCGCGAAGACGGCCGCCTCGTCGGCCAGACCACCCTCCCCGACACCCGCAAGGGCGGCACCATCGACTTCTCCCTGGGCGAAGACCCCGACATCGAATACACCCGCAGCGCCGCCCAGACCGCGCAGGTCAAGGACGCCAAGGGCAACGTCACCAAGACCACCTACAAGGTCACCTACGCCTTCGAGAGCAGCAAGGACCGCGCCGTGCGCGCCGAGGTCACCGAACGCATCGGCGGGCGCGTCATCATCATCGACACCAGCGCCCCCGTCAAGAACCAGGGAACCGCGAACCTGCGCGTGGACGTCCCCGCCAACGGCAAGATCAGCCGGACCTTCACGGTGGTCATCGACAACAGCTGA
- a CDS encoding oligopeptide/dipeptide ABC transporter ATP-binding protein encodes MTATTAQTRRSMPATGDTLLEVNNLEKYFPIRGGLLSRVVGNVKAVNDVSFKIGRGEVVGLVGESGSGKTTAGRAILRLIEPTGGQVLFNGTDITKLSKGQMRDYRREMQIIFQDPFASLNPRMTVSDIIGEAMQIHNLHPGKGRIDRIAELLQKVGLRPEHMRRYPHEFSGGQRQRIGIARALAVDPAFIVADEPVSALDVSIQAQVVNLLQDLQEELGLTVLFIAHDLAVVEYICDRIIVMYLGRVMEIAPSRQLNTNPKHPYTEALLSAAPVPDPTIKRQRIILEGDIPSPINPPSGCVFRTRCRYAIADCANIVPELREVSPGHFKACIRDDIL; translated from the coding sequence ATGACCGCCACCACCGCACAGACCCGCCGCAGCATGCCCGCCACCGGCGACACCCTGCTGGAAGTGAACAACCTCGAGAAGTACTTCCCCATTCGCGGCGGCCTGCTGTCCCGCGTGGTCGGGAACGTCAAGGCCGTCAACGACGTGTCCTTCAAGATCGGCCGCGGCGAAGTGGTCGGTCTGGTGGGTGAGTCCGGCTCCGGCAAGACCACCGCCGGACGCGCCATCCTGCGCCTGATCGAACCGACCGGCGGACAGGTGCTGTTCAACGGCACCGACATCACCAAACTGTCCAAGGGGCAGATGCGTGACTACCGCCGCGAGATGCAGATCATCTTCCAGGATCCCTTCGCCAGCCTGAACCCCCGCATGACGGTGTCCGACATCATCGGCGAGGCCATGCAGATCCACAACCTGCACCCCGGCAAGGGCCGCATCGACCGCATTGCCGAACTGCTCCAGAAGGTCGGCCTGCGCCCCGAGCACATGCGCCGCTACCCGCACGAGTTCAGCGGCGGCCAGCGCCAGCGCATCGGGATCGCCCGCGCCCTCGCCGTGGACCCCGCGTTCATCGTGGCCGACGAACCCGTCTCCGCGCTCGACGTGTCCATCCAGGCGCAGGTCGTGAACCTCCTGCAGGACCTGCAGGAAGAACTGGGCCTGACCGTGCTGTTCATCGCGCACGACCTCGCGGTCGTCGAGTACATCTGCGACCGCATCATCGTGATGTACCTGGGCCGCGTGATGGAAATCGCGCCCAGCCGCCAGCTGAACACCAACCCCAAGCACCCCTACACCGAGGCGCTCCTGTCGGCCGCGCCCGTGCCGGACCCGACCATCAAACGCCAGCGCATCATCCTGGAAGGCGACATTCCCAGCCCGATCAACCCGCCCAGCGGCTGCGTGTTCCGCACCCGTTGCCGCTACGCGATCGCCGACTGCGCGAACATCGTTCCGGAACTGCGTGAAGTCAGCCCCGGCCACTTCAAGGCCTGCATCCGCGACGACATTCTCTAA